The Meriones unguiculatus strain TT.TT164.6M chromosome 1, Bangor_MerUng_6.1, whole genome shotgun sequence genome has a segment encoding these proteins:
- the LOC110543558 gene encoding serum amyloid A-5 protein-like isoform X1, with amino-acid sequence MKLLTGLIFCSLVLGVSSWLSFLGEAFQGAGDMWRAYSDMKEANWKDSDKYFHARGNYDAAQRGPGGVWAAEVISDARENIQSLLGRGHEDTMADQEANRHGRSGKDPNHYRPAGLPDKY; translated from the exons ATGAAGCTTCTCACTGGCCTCATTTTCTGCTCCCTGGTCCTGGGGGTCAGCagttggctttcatttcttggtGAGGCTTTCCAAG GGGCTGGGGACATGTGGAGAGCCTACTCCGACATGAAAGAGGCCAACTGGAAAGACTCAGACAAATACTTCCATGCTCGGGGGAACTATGATGCTGCCCAAAGGGGGCCAGGGGGAGTCTGGGCTGCTGAAGTCATCAG TGACGCGAGAGAGAACATTCAGAGTCTCTTAGGCCGTGGACATGAGGACACCATGGCTGACCAGGAAGCCAACAGACATGGCCGCAGCGGCAAGGACCCCAATCACTACAGGCCTGCTGGCCTGCCTGACAAATACTGA
- the LOC110543558 gene encoding uncharacterized protein LOC110543558 isoform X3: MSCWDFPRHHARLSLPLTSAGGLSINTSLLSPTATAHQLCPADIRMKLLTGLIFCSLVLGVSSWLSFLGEAFQGMDRVFRLMFLWPFPSRGWGHVESLLRHERGQLERLRQILPCSGEL, translated from the exons ATGAGCTGCTGGGACTTCCCAAGGCACCATGCCAGGCTCTCCCTGCCCCTGACCTCAGCAGGGGGGCTCAGCATAAATACCAGCCTCCTCTCACCTACAGCCACAGCCCACCAGCTCTGCCCAGCAGACATCAG GATGAAGCTTCTCACTGGCCTCATTTTCTGCTCCCTGGTCCTGGGGGTCAGCagttggctttcatttcttggtGAGGCTTTCCAAG GCATGGATAGAGTCTTCAGGCTCATGTTCCTGTGGCCTTTCCCATCCAGGGGCTGGGGACATGTGGAGAGCCTACTCCGACATGAAAGAGGCCAACTGGAAAGACTCAGACAAATACTTCCATGCTCGGGGGAACTATGA
- the LOC110543558 gene encoding uncharacterized protein LOC110543558 isoform X2 codes for MSCWDFPRHHARLSLPLTSAGGLSINTSLLSPTATAHQLCPADISRMKLLTGLIFCSLVLGVSSWLSFLGEAFQGMDRVFRLMFLWPFPSRGWGHVESLLRHERGQLERLRQILPCSGEL; via the exons ATGAGCTGCTGGGACTTCCCAAGGCACCATGCCAGGCTCTCCCTGCCCCTGACCTCAGCAGGGGGGCTCAGCATAAATACCAGCCTCCTCTCACCTACAGCCACAGCCCACCAGCTCTGCCCAGCAGACATCAG CAGGATGAAGCTTCTCACTGGCCTCATTTTCTGCTCCCTGGTCCTGGGGGTCAGCagttggctttcatttcttggtGAGGCTTTCCAAG GCATGGATAGAGTCTTCAGGCTCATGTTCCTGTGGCCTTTCCCATCCAGGGGCTGGGGACATGTGGAGAGCCTACTCCGACATGAAAGAGGCCAACTGGAAAGACTCAGACAAATACTTCCATGCTCGGGGGAACTATGA